The following proteins are co-located in the Myxocyprinus asiaticus isolate MX2 ecotype Aquarium Trade chromosome 18, UBuf_Myxa_2, whole genome shotgun sequence genome:
- the LOC127455980 gene encoding purine nucleoside phosphorylase-like, translating into MQTATADMSTSNECSYSYEEYKETADWLFAHTDIRPKVAIICGSGLGGLADLLDNKTIFPFDKIPRFPHSTVQGHKGQLVFGELNGKQCVCMQGRFHFYEGYNIAMVTYPVRVFFLLGIETLIVTNAAGGLNPKFKVGDIMLIKDHINMPGFAGQNPLCGRNEDRFGVRFPCMSDAYDRDLARLARKIAEQLGCASFLQEGIYCMLAGPSYETIAECRVLQMLGADAVGMSTVPEVVVARHCGLRVFGLSIITNKVVTDYDSKERANHEEVLETTRIRTEDLQRLVSHLVIKM; encoded by the exons ATGCAAACAGCCACTGCGGACATGTCAACATCCAACGAATGCAG CTACAGCTATGAAGAGTACAAAGAAACAGCAGACTGGCTGTTTGCTCATACAGATATCCGACCCAAAGTGGCAATTATCTGTGGCTCAGGGCTGGGTGGATTGGCTGACCTGCTGGACAACAAGACCATATTTCCTTTTGATAAAATCCCCCGATTCCCCCACAGTACAG TGCAAGGACATAAAGGCCAGCTGGTGTTTGGAGAGCTGAATGGCAAGCAGTGTGTTTGTATGCAAGGCCGTTTCCATTTCTATGAAGGCTATAACATAGCCATG GTCACATACCCAGTAAGAGTGTTCTTCCTCCTTGGTATTGAGACTCTGATTGTGACTAATGCTGCTGGAGGACTAAATCCCAAGTTTAAAGTGGGTGACATCATGTTAATCAAAGACCATATCAACATGCCGGGCTTTGCAGGTCAAAATCCCTTGTGTGGTCGAAATGAGGACAG ATTTGGAGTGCGCTTTCCCTGCATGTCTGATGCATATGATAGAGACTTGGCGCGACTGGCCAGGAAGATTGCTGAACAACTGGGCTGTGCCTCCTTCCTCCAGGAGGGCATTTACTGCATGTTGGCTGGACCCTCTTATGAGACGATTGCTGAATGTCGAGTTCTACAGATGCTTGGGGCGGATGCTGTAG GTATGAGTACCGTTCCAGAGGTGGTGGTCGCTCGACACTGTGGGTTGCGTGTGTTTGGACTCTCAATTATTACCAACAAGGTAGTGACTGATTATGACAGCAAAGAGAGGGCTAATCATGAAGAGGTGCTGGAAACCACCCGTATACGGACTGAAGATCTGCAAAGGCTAGTCAGCCATTTGGTGATAAAAATGTAG